One Dioscorea cayenensis subsp. rotundata cultivar TDr96_F1 chromosome 17, TDr96_F1_v2_PseudoChromosome.rev07_lg8_w22 25.fasta, whole genome shotgun sequence DNA window includes the following coding sequences:
- the LOC120280691 gene encoding formate dehydrogenase, mitochondrial-like: protein MAMRRAAQQAIQALGSSVSQSRQLHATPGSKKIVGVFYKAGEYSEKNPNFVGCVERGLGIGDWLKSQGHQYIVTDDKEGPNCELEKHIPDMHVLITTPFHPAYVTAERIKKAKNLQLLLTAGIGSDHIDLKAAADAGLTVAEVTGSNVVSVAEDELMRILILVRNFVPGHQQVIRGEWDVAAISYRSYDLEGKTVGTIGAGRIGKLLLQRLKPFNCNLLYHDRLKMDAQLEQQIGAKFEEDLDAMLPKCDVIVINMPLTEKTKGLFNKERIAKCKKGVLIVNNARGAIMDTQAVADACASGHIAGYSGDVWNPQPAPKDHPWRYMPNQAMTPHTSGTTIDGQLRYAAGTKDMLDRYFKGEDFPPQNYIVKEGKLASQYQ, encoded by the exons ATGGCGATGCGAAGGGCTGCGCAGCAAGCGATCCAAGCACTGGGATCGAGTGTCTCTCAATCGAGACAGCTTCAT GCAACTCCTGGGAGCAAGAAGATTGTTGGGGTGTTCTACAAGGCTGGGGAATACTCTGAGAAGAATCCCAACTTTGTGGGATGTGTGGAAAGAGGATTAGGTATTGGGGACTGGTTGAAATCTCAAGGTCACCAGTACATCGTCACCGATGACAAAGAAGGCCCCAACTGtg AACTGGAGAAGCACATTCCTGATATGCATGTTCTGATAACCACCCCATTCCATCCGGCCTACGTGACAGCAGAGAGAATTAAGAAAGCTAAGAACTTGCAACTTCTTCTGACTGCTGGGATTGGCTCAGACCATATTGATTTGAAAGCAGCAGCTGATGCTGGCCTGACTGTCGCTGAAGTCACGGGAAGCAATGTGGTTTCAGTTGCAGAAGATGAGCTCATGAGAATTCTCATTCTTGTCCGCAACTTCGTACCTGGTCATCAGCAGGTAATCAGGGGTGAGTGGGATGTTGCAGCTATTTCCTACAGGTCTTATGATCTTGAGGGCAAGACAGTTGGTACTATTGGTGCTGGTCGCATTGGAAAGCTTTTGCTTCAGCGTCTGAAACCCTTCAACTGCAATCTTCTTTACCATGATCGGCTCAAGATGGACGCACAACTGGAACAACAAATTGGGGCCAAATTCGAGGAAGATCTTGATGCCATGCTTCCAAAATGTGATGTAATTGTTATCAACATGCCGCTTACTGAGAAAACAAA GGGTCTGTTTAACAAAGAAAGGATTGCAAAGTGTAAGAAGGGAGTTCTCATTGTAAACAATGCTCGAGGAGCAATCATGGATACTCAAGCAGTTGCTGATGCATGTGCCAGTGGACATATTGCAG GTTACAGTGGTGATGTCTGGAATCCACAACCAGCTCCAAAGGATCATCCATGGCGATACATGCCTAACCAAGCTATGACACCTCATACCTCTGGGACTACCATTGATGGCCAA CTTCGATATGCTGCCGGAACTAAGGACATGCTTGATAGATACTTCAAAGGAGAGGACTTCCCTCCTCAGAATTACATTGTCAAGGAGGGTAAACTGGCCAGTCAGTATCAGTGA
- the LOC120280720 gene encoding protein NUCLEAR FUSION DEFECTIVE 6, mitochondrial-like, whose translation MAALGVARRALLRVSPSSSVFSNRCLNATSPSSSVPIFARISRRRLPLNIARLPVELACAQSLMPYHSATASALLNSMLSSKSGNWGWLSEGFATPL comes from the exons ATGGCAGCTCTCGGCGTCGCTCGAAGAGCTCTTCTCCGCGTTTCTCCATCGTCTTCGGTGTTTTCCAATCGATGCCTCAATGccacttctccttcttcttcggTTCCGATCTTTGCTCGGATCTCTCGTCGCAGGCTTCCTCTCAACATCGCGAG GCTTCCGGTGGAGTTGGCTTGTGCTCAGTCATTGATGCCATATCATAGTGCCACTGCTTCTGCGTTGCTTAATTCAATGCTCTCCTCAAAGTCTGGGAATTGGGGTTGGCTTTCAGAag GGTTTGCAACACCTCTATAG
- the LOC120280828 gene encoding transcription factor bHLH162-like, producing MKSATEVPKMERKTVEKNRRLHMKRLCSQLSSFIPKDEFSNSKEVLTQPDHLEQAAKYIKELKERIEKLKEKRRGMMMNIEGMDIGCNLPVIEVRHLDSTLEVLLISGIHSKSFMFYEVISLLEEEGAEVLNANYSVVGDKIFHTIHSQAVSSRIGFDTTRVSERLRQLVR from the exons atGAAGAGTGCAACAGAGGTTCCAAAGATGGAGAGAAAAACAGTTGAAAAGAATAGAAGGTTGCATATGAAACGCTTGTGCTCTCAACTCTCATCTTTCATCCCCAAAGATGAATTTTCCAACTCCAAG GAGGTGTTGACACAGCCAGATCATTTGGAGCAAGCAGCAAAGTATATAAAGgaattgaaagaaagaatagagaagttgaaggagaagagaagagggaTGATGATGAACATTGAAGGAATGGATATTGGATGTAATTTACCAGTGATTGAAGTTAGACATCTTGATTCAACTTTGGAAGTGCTTCTTATCAGTGGGATTCATAGCAAGAGCtttatgttttatgaagttaTTTCTCTTCTTGAAGAAGAAGGTGCTGAGGTTCTTAATGCTAATTACTCTGTTGTTGGTGATAAGATTTTTCATACTATTCATTCCCAA GCAGTGAGTTCAAGGATTGGATTTGATACAACAAGGGTATCAGAGAGACTTAGACAATTGGTTAGGTGA